In Balaenoptera musculus isolate JJ_BM4_2016_0621 chromosome 19, mBalMus1.pri.v3, whole genome shotgun sequence, one genomic interval encodes:
- the PLEKHF1 gene encoding pleckstrin homology domain-containing family F member 1, translated as MVDYLANTEINSQRIAAVESCFGASGQPLALPGRVLLGEGVLTKECRKKAKPRIFFLFNDILVYGSIVLNKRKYRSQHIIPLEEVTLELLPETLQAKNRWMIKTAKKSFVVSAASATERQEWINHIKECVQRQLLATGLQPSTEHAAPWIPDKATDICMRCTQTRFSALTRRHHCRKCGFVVCAECSRERFLLPRLSPKPLRVCSLCFRELAAQKRKEEAEELGTGSAGQPAYLAGAVCGASSGDDDDSDEDREGSGDGVWPSHVEFYSSGVSWSSFHS; from the coding sequence ATGGTGGACTACCTGGCGAACACGGAGATCAACAGCCAGCGCATCGCGGCTGTTGAGAGCTGCTTCGGGGCATCGGGGCAGCCACTGGCCCTGCCAGGCCGAGTGCTGCTGGGCGAGGGCGTCCTGACCAAGGAGTGCCGCAAGAAGGCCAAACCGCgcatcttcttcctcttcaacGACATCCTGGTGTACGGCAGCATCGTGCTCAACAAGCGCAAGTACCGCAGCCAGCATATCATTCCGCTGGAGGAGGTGACGCTGGAGCTGCTGCCCGAGACCCTGCAGGCCAAGAACCGCTGGATGATCAAGACGGCCAAGAAGTCCTTCGTGGTGTCAGCCGCCTCCGCCACCGAGCGCCAGGAGTGGATCAACCATATCAAGGAGTGTGTGCAGCGGCAGCTGCTGGCCACGGGCCTCCAGCCCAGCACGGAGCACGCGGCGCCCTGGATCCCCGACAAGGCCACGGACATCTGCATGCGCTGCACGCAGACGCGCTTCTCGGCGCTCACCCGACGGCACCACTGCCGCAAATGCGGCTTTGTGGTCTGTGCCGAGTGCTCCCGCGAGCGCTTCCTCCTGCCGCGCCTCTCGCCCAAGcccctgcgcgtctgcagcctctGCTTCCGCGAGCTGGCCGCCCAGAAGCGgaaggaggaggcggaggagctGGGCACCGGGTCCGCGGGGCAACCGGCCTACCTGGCCGGCGCCGTCTGCGGAGCGTCCAGTGGAGACGACGATGACTCAGACGAGGacagggagggcagtggggatggTGTCTGGCCCAGCCACGTGGAGTTCTACTCCTCGGGAGTCTCCTGGTCGTCCTTCCACAGCTGA